From Vitis vinifera cultivar Pinot Noir 40024 chromosome 14, ASM3070453v1, a single genomic window includes:
- the LOC100244614 gene encoding E3 ubiquitin-protein ligase At3g02290 codes for MGSVCCCLRVEDFDDYVNPNSSIYRNCMCLSCFVQNFLNVYTSLFRRGEVNSIPSSIQGAASLSSTTSLDDSLSDMYRSPPRPLPYDVDPRNFRLQRDGLVSRREKGSSHSHEESEPLRSDTDGDSESLITRDKWNESDDGSKEQRPRSSVKHSMAKTTMGLGFIYSSSEDEDVCPTCLEEYTPENPKIMTKCSHHFHLGCIYEWMERSETCPVCGKVMMFDETT; via the exons ATGGGTTCTGTTTGTTGCTGTTTGCGGGTTGAGGATTTTGACGATTATGTAAATCCCAACAGTTCCATATATAGGAACTGTATGTGCCTCAGTTGCTTTGTTCAGAACTTCTTGAATGTG TATACATCATTATTTCGAAGAGGGGAAGTGAATTCCATCCCATCATCCATTCAGGGGGCGGCTTCTTTGAGTTCCACTACATCCCTTGATGACTCTTTATCTGACATGTATCGTTCTCCTCCAAGGCCCTTGCCTTATGATGTGGACCCGAGGAATTTCCGCTTGCAGCGGGATGGGCTTGTTTCAAGACGCGAGAAGGGTTCAAGTCATTCACATGAGGAGTCAGAACCTCTAAGAAGTGATACTGATGGGGATTCAGAATCTTTGATTACCAGAGACAAGTGGAATGAGTCAGATGATGGATCAAAAGAACAGCGCCCCAGGTCCTCAGTGAAGCATTCGATGGCAAAAACAACAATGGGACTTGGGTTTATTTATTCATCGTCAGAAGATGAGGATGTCTGTCCAACATGTCTTGAAG AATATACTCCAGAAAATCCCAAGATAATGACAAAATGCTCTCACCATTTTCACCTTGGTTGTATATATGAATGGATGGAGAGAAGTGAAACATGTCCAGTCTGTGGCAAG GTTATGATGTTCGATGAAACGACTTGA
- the LOC100249761 gene encoding uncharacterized protein LOC100249761 — translation MKAFSPPVPYPLSIHFLSLHKLSTSTSFRYTKFMAQSEGSSTGKKLIQIDISSDTVCPWCFVGKRNLDKAIASSQDQFDFELRWHPFFLNPSAPKEGINKIEFYKNKFGPRSEQIAARMTEVFRGLGLQYNLSGLTGNTLDSHRLIYFAGKQGLDKQHNLVEELCLGYFTQGKYIGDREFLVESAKKVGVEGAAEFLQDPNNGLNEVNEEFKKYSAHLSGVPYYVINGKQQLSGGQPPEVFLRAFQAAAV, via the exons ATGAAGGCATTCTCTCCCCCTGTTCCATACCCACTGTCAAttcatttcctctctctccACAAATTATCAACCTCCACAAGTTTCAG ATACACAAAGTTCATGGCTCAATCAGAAGGAAGCAGCACTGGGAAGAAGCTTATTCAAATTGATATCAGTTCAGACACTGTGTGCCCATGGTGCTTCGTGGGTAAAAGAAATTTAGACAAAGCAATAGCTTCATCACAGGAtcaatttgattttgag CTTAGATGGCACCCATTCTTCCTTAATCCTTCTGCCCCTAAAGAAGGAATTAATAAGATAGAGTTTTACAAAAATAAGTTTGGGCCTCGTAGTGAACAAATTGCAGCTCGGATGACAGAG GTTTTTAGAGGTCTTGGCCTGCAATATAACTTGTCCGGACTCAC GGGAAATACTCTTGACAGCCACAGGCTTATATATTTTGCTGGCAAACAAGGTCTTGACAAGCAACACAATCTTGTGGAGGAGCTCTGCCTTGGCTACTTCACTCAAGGAAAGTACATAGGTGACCG GGAATTTCTTGTGGAATCTGCTAAGAAAGTTGGGGTCGAAGGAGCAGCTGAATTCCTACAAGATCCCAACAATGGACTCAATGAG GTTAATGAAGAGTTTAAGAAGTACTCAGCACACCTTTCAGGGGTCCCATATTATGTG ATCAATGGAAAACAGCAGTTGAGTGGTGGCCAACCCCCTGAGGTCTTTCTGAGAGCTTTTCAAGCTGCTGCAGTTTGA